The following proteins are encoded in a genomic region of Vanessa cardui chromosome W, ilVanCard2.1, whole genome shotgun sequence:
- the LOC124542589 gene encoding uncharacterized protein LOC124542589, whose product MVEERVSSLENKLSDNCTQHGSSQVQDIITQLKTEINDREQSSLLNDVQIAGLPEYNGENVVHLSQAISSKLGVPLDARDIVSAERVGPRRLLSSSEERHRPRPVIMRLARRSLRDNIIKAARVRRGTDTSGVIDGNPSRVHINEHLTRHNRTLFYKAKEEGKRLGWRYIWTRDWRIYVRREADTTVQRIHTEKDICKFFGTI is encoded by the coding sequence ATGGTAGAAGAACGCGTGTCGtccctagaaaataaattatctgaCAATTGTACTCAACATGGCAGTTCACAGGTACAGGACATTATCACGCAGTTAAAAACAGAGATTAATGACCGGGAACAGAGCTCGTTGTTAAATGACGTCCAAATAGCGGGTTTACCGGAATATAATGGTGAGAATGTGGTACATCTATCTCAGGCAATCTCGAGCAAACTGGGTGTCCCACTCGACGCCCGCGACATCGTTAGCGCCGAGCGTGTGGGACCGCGACGTTTGTTGTCATCGAGTGAAGAGCGTCACCGCCCGCGGCCAGTGATCATGCGGCTTGCGCGGCGGTCTCTGCGTGATAACATTATAAAGGCGGCGCGGGTGCGGCGCGGAACTGACACCTCCGGCGTCATCGACGGCAATCCCTCTCGAGTGCATATTAACGAGCATCTTACTCGACATAATCGTACGCTTTTTTATAAAGCCAAGGAAGAAGGCAAACGTCTTGGCTGGCGTTACATATGGACTCGAGACTGGAGAATATATGTGCGGCGCGAGGCGGATACGACAGTTCAACGGATACATACGGAAAAAGATATCTGTAAATTTTTTGGTACAATTTAA